One window from the genome of Solea solea chromosome 13, fSolSol10.1, whole genome shotgun sequence encodes:
- the LOC131470843 gene encoding V-type proton ATPase subunit C 1-A-like isoform X1, with the protein MDCIKIFFGRVHFVTMSEFWLISAPGEKTCQQTWDKMMAATTRTNNLSTNHKFNIPDLKVGTLDVLVGLSDELAKLDSFVESVVRKVAQYMADVLEDSRDKVQENLLANGVDLVTYITRFQWDMAKYPIKQSLKNISEIISKQVSQIDNDLKTRASAYNNLKGNLQNLERKNAGSLLTRSLADIVKKEDFVLDSEYLITLLAVVPKTGYTDWQKTYESLAEMVVPRSSHLLFEDHDSGLFSVTLFRKAIDDFKHKARENKFTVRDFQYNEEELKADKEEITRLCTDKKKQFGPLVRWLKVNFSEAFIAWIHIKALRVFVESVLRYGLPVNFQAMLLQPSKKTMKKLREVLNDLYKHLDSSAAAIIDSAMDIPGLNLSQQEYYPYVYYKIDCNLLDFKV; encoded by the exons ATGGATTGTATAAAG attttTTTTGGCCGTGTCCATTTTGTAACCATGTCTGAGTTTTGGTTGATTTCTGCACCTGGAGAGAAGACCTGCCAGCAAACATGGGACAAAATGATGGCAGCAACCACACGCACCAACAACCTCTCCACCAACCACAAGTTCAACATACCAGACCTCAAA GTTGGAACACTGGATGTCTTGGTTGGACTCTCAGATGAACTGGCCAAATTAGACTCCTTTGTTGAGAG TGTGGTGAGGAAGGTTGCTCAGTACATGGCCGACGTGCTGGAGGACAGTCGAGACAAAGTACAGGAGAACCTGTTGGCCAATGGAG TTGATCTCGTCACCTACATCACAAGATTTCAGTGGGACATGGCGAAATATCCCATCAAGCAGTCACTTAAGAATATCTCTGAAATCATCTCAAAG CAAGTAAGCCAGATTGACAATGATCTGAAGACAAGAGCATCTGCTTATAACAACCTGAAGGGAAACCTGCAGAACTTGGAGAGGAAGAATGC GGGGAGCCTGCTGACCAGGAGCCTGGCCGACATAGTTAAAAAGGAGGACTTTGTGCTGGACTCCGAGTACCTCATCACTCTGCTGGCAGTTGTTCCAAA GACGGGCTACACTGACTGGCAGAAAACGTACGAATCTCTTGCCGAGATGGTGGTGCCTCGATCCTCACA tCTGCTATTTGAAGACCATGACAGCGGCCTTTTTAGCGTCACTCTGTTTAGGAAAGCTATTGATGACTTCAAACACAAAGCCAGAGAGAACAA GTTTACAGTGAGAGATTTCCAGTACAATGAAGAGGAGTTGAAGGCAGACAAAGAGGAGATAACACGGCTCTGCACAGATAAGAAGAAGCAGTTT GGGCCGCTTGTTCGATGGCTGAAAGTTAACTTCAGTGAAGCCTTCATCGCCTGGATCCACATTAAGGCCCTGAGAGTCTTTGTGGAGTCGGTTTTAAG ATACGGGCTGCCGGTGAACTTTCAGGCAATGCTGCTGCAGCCAAGCAAGAAGACCATGAAGAAGCTGAGAGAAGTGCTCAATGATCTGTACAAGCATCTGGACAGCAGTGCAGCAGCCATCATTGAT TCTGCGATGGACATCCCAGGCTTGAACCTAAGCCAGCAGGAGTATTATCCTTATGTGTACTACAAGATCGACTGCAACCTGCTGGACTTCAAAGTCTAA
- the LOC131470843 gene encoding V-type proton ATPase subunit C 1-A-like isoform X2 has protein sequence MSEFWLISAPGEKTCQQTWDKMMAATTRTNNLSTNHKFNIPDLKVGTLDVLVGLSDELAKLDSFVESVVRKVAQYMADVLEDSRDKVQENLLANGVDLVTYITRFQWDMAKYPIKQSLKNISEIISKQVSQIDNDLKTRASAYNNLKGNLQNLERKNAGSLLTRSLADIVKKEDFVLDSEYLITLLAVVPKTGYTDWQKTYESLAEMVVPRSSHLLFEDHDSGLFSVTLFRKAIDDFKHKARENKFTVRDFQYNEEELKADKEEITRLCTDKKKQFGPLVRWLKVNFSEAFIAWIHIKALRVFVESVLRYGLPVNFQAMLLQPSKKTMKKLREVLNDLYKHLDSSAAAIIDSAMDIPGLNLSQQEYYPYVYYKIDCNLLDFKV, from the exons ATGTCTGAGTTTTGGTTGATTTCTGCACCTGGAGAGAAGACCTGCCAGCAAACATGGGACAAAATGATGGCAGCAACCACACGCACCAACAACCTCTCCACCAACCACAAGTTCAACATACCAGACCTCAAA GTTGGAACACTGGATGTCTTGGTTGGACTCTCAGATGAACTGGCCAAATTAGACTCCTTTGTTGAGAG TGTGGTGAGGAAGGTTGCTCAGTACATGGCCGACGTGCTGGAGGACAGTCGAGACAAAGTACAGGAGAACCTGTTGGCCAATGGAG TTGATCTCGTCACCTACATCACAAGATTTCAGTGGGACATGGCGAAATATCCCATCAAGCAGTCACTTAAGAATATCTCTGAAATCATCTCAAAG CAAGTAAGCCAGATTGACAATGATCTGAAGACAAGAGCATCTGCTTATAACAACCTGAAGGGAAACCTGCAGAACTTGGAGAGGAAGAATGC GGGGAGCCTGCTGACCAGGAGCCTGGCCGACATAGTTAAAAAGGAGGACTTTGTGCTGGACTCCGAGTACCTCATCACTCTGCTGGCAGTTGTTCCAAA GACGGGCTACACTGACTGGCAGAAAACGTACGAATCTCTTGCCGAGATGGTGGTGCCTCGATCCTCACA tCTGCTATTTGAAGACCATGACAGCGGCCTTTTTAGCGTCACTCTGTTTAGGAAAGCTATTGATGACTTCAAACACAAAGCCAGAGAGAACAA GTTTACAGTGAGAGATTTCCAGTACAATGAAGAGGAGTTGAAGGCAGACAAAGAGGAGATAACACGGCTCTGCACAGATAAGAAGAAGCAGTTT GGGCCGCTTGTTCGATGGCTGAAAGTTAACTTCAGTGAAGCCTTCATCGCCTGGATCCACATTAAGGCCCTGAGAGTCTTTGTGGAGTCGGTTTTAAG ATACGGGCTGCCGGTGAACTTTCAGGCAATGCTGCTGCAGCCAAGCAAGAAGACCATGAAGAAGCTGAGAGAAGTGCTCAATGATCTGTACAAGCATCTGGACAGCAGTGCAGCAGCCATCATTGAT TCTGCGATGGACATCCCAGGCTTGAACCTAAGCCAGCAGGAGTATTATCCTTATGTGTACTACAAGATCGACTGCAACCTGCTGGACTTCAAAGTCTAA